A genomic window from Lotus japonicus ecotype B-129 chromosome 1, LjGifu_v1.2 includes:
- the LOC130727691 gene encoding pentatricopeptide repeat-containing protein At1g09900, with protein MDLVAPHEQFCSIHHFHTETTTCSFRARVSCPFIVSSDSVCHFTKLNKKKASSSRSRSSKHLGNRVFAISRSETSGLNGKLQHFGRTPNRDFNGIEFSPNGGVNGSDNFEDSESNNHLRRLVRNGELEEGFRLLQRMTYQGDIPDVIACTCLIRNFCRTGRTKKAARVMEILEDSGAVPDVITYNVLIGGYCKSGEIGRALQMLERMSVAPDVVTYNTILRSLCDSGKLKQAMEVLERQLQRDCYPDVITYTILIEATCKESGVGQAMKLLDEMRIKGCKPDVVTYNVLINGICKEGRLDEAIKFLNNMPSYGCQPNVITHNIILRSLCSTGRWMDAEKLLADMVGKGCAPSVVTFNILINFLCRKGLLGRAIDILEKMPNHGCTPNSLSYNPLLHGFCQEKKMDRAIEYLEIMASRGCYPDIVTYNTLLTALCKDGKVDVAVEILNQLSSKGCSPVLITYNTVIDGLSKVGKTEAAVELLEEMCRKGLKPDIITYSSLLGGLSREGKVDEAIKIFHDLERLGIRPNAVAYNAIMLGLCKAQQTSRAIDFLEYMIGKGCKPTEATYTILIEGIAFEGLAEEALELLNELCLRGFVKKSSADRVAVKM; from the coding sequence ATGGATTTGGTAGCACCCCACGAACAATTTTGCTCAATTCACCACTTCCACACAGAAACCACAACGTGTAGCTTCAGAGCCAGGGTTTCATGCCCTTTCATTGTATCTTCTGACAGTGTTTGTCACTTCACAAAACTGAACAAGAAGAAGGCTTCTAGTTCTAGGTCTAGGTCTAGCAAGCATTTGGGCAATCGCGTATTCGCCATTTCCAGGTCTGAAACCTCTGGTTTGAATGGCAAATTGCAACACTTCGGTAGAACCCCAAATAGGGATTTCAATGGCATAGAGTTTTCTCCCAATGGGGGGGTTAACGGTTCCGATAATTTCGAGGATTCTGAGAGTAACAATCATCTCCGGAGACTGGTTAGAAATGGGGAGTTGGAGGAAGGGTTTAGGCTTTTGCAGCGGATGACTTACCAAGGCGATATACCGGATGTTATTGCTTGTACTTGCCTGATTCGTAATTTTTGCAGGACCGGGAGGACTAAGAAGGCGGCGCGAGTCATGGAGATTCTGGAGGATTCTGGTGCTGTTCCTGATGTTATTACCTACAATGTGCTGATTGGGGGGTACTGTAAATCAGGGGAGATTGGTAGGGCTTTGCAGATGTTGGAACGAATGAGTGTTGCGCCGGATGTTGTTACATATAACACGATATTGCGAAGTTTGTGTGATAGTGGGAAGTTGAAGCAAGCAATGGAGGTTCTTGAGAGGCAGCTGCAGAGAGACTGTTATCCTGATGTGATTACTTACACTATATTGATTGAAGCGACTTGTAAAGAAAGTGGGGTTGGTCAGGCGATGAAGTTGTTGGATGAGATGAGGATCAAAGGATGTAAACCTGATGTGGTTACTTATAATGTTCTTATCAATGGTATTTGCAAGGAAGGTAGGTTGGATGAGGCGATTAAGTTTTTGAACAACATGCCATCCTATGGTTGTCAACCGAATGTGATTACCCATAATATTATTTTGCGAAGCTTATGTAGTACTGGAAGATGGATGGATGCTGAGAAGCTGCTAGCTGACATGGTTGGAAAGGGATGTGCCCCTAGTGTTGTTACTTTCAATATCTTGATTAACTTCCTGTGCCGGAAAGGGTTACTAGGAAGAGCCATTGATATATTGGAGAAGATGCCAAATCATGGTTGTACTCCAAATTCCTTAAGTTACAATCCATTGCTTCATGGGTTTTGTCAAGAAAAAAAGATGGATAGAGCAATTGAGTATTTGGAAATAATGGCATCTAGGGGTTGTTACCCGGATATAGTGACATATAATACTTTGCTTACAGCGCTATGCAAGGACGGGAAGGTGGATGTTGCTGTTGAGATACTGAATCAACTAAGCAGCAAGGGGTGCTCTCCTGTTTTGATTACTTACAATACTGTTATTGATGGGCTTTCTAAGGTGGGAAAGACAGAGGCTGCTGTGGAACTCTTGGAAGAGATGTGCAGAAAGGGTCTTAAACCTGACATAATTACATACTCTTCACTGCTTGGTGGGCTTAGTCGCGAAGGAAAGGTTGATGAAGCCATCAAAATTTTCCATGACTTGGAAAGATTAGGTATTAGGCCCAATGCCGTGGCTTACAATGCAATCATGTTGGGACTCTGCAAGGCTCAGCAAACGAGTCGCGCTATTGATTTTCTGGAATATATGATAGGAAAAGGATGCAAACCTACTGAAGCTACATATACCATTCTAATAGAAGGCATTGCTTTTGAAGGATTAGCTGAGGAAGCTTTGGAGTTATTAAATGAGTTGTGCTTAAGAGGATTTGTGAAGAAAAGTTCAGCTGATAGGGTAGCAGTCAAGATGTAG